The Nocardioides zeae genome includes the window CGTGCGCTACTGGGCGGTACGCTTCCCCGTCGGAGGGGAGGGCTCGATGCAGAGGACGCGACGCGCCGCGGCTGCGGCCGCGATGACGGTCGCCGTCGTGCTCGCCGGCTGCACGGCCGAGCCCGTCGAGGACGAGGTCGAGGGTGCCGCGGCGGACACGACGACGGAACCCGCCGCACCCCCGCAGGGTGGCACCGCCGCCGACCCGCGCATCGAGCAGATGGCCGAGCACGCGACGGACGCCCCCGGCGAGCTGACGGAGCCGCTGCTGGGCGCCGACATGCTGGTCTCCTCCACCGAGGAGCTCGACGACGACACGATCGCGGCCATCCGCGACCTGCCCGGCGTCGAGGTCGCCGAGCCGATCGGCCTGGCCCAGATCCCGGTCCAGGACCAGGTGCTCACCGTCGCGGCGGTCGATCCCGCGACGTACCGGCGCTTCACCCCCGCCGAGAGCGCCCAGCTGCTCGACGTCTGGACCCGCGTCGCGGCCGGCGAGATCGCCGTGCCGACCGACGTCGGCGAGACGCTGCGCGACGCGGACGGCTACCTCCGCCTCGGCAACGAGGAGGGCGCGCCCGACCTCCACGTCGGTGCGCTGGCCCCGCAGGTCACCCGGGTGCAGGGCGTCGTCAACAAGAGCTGGGGCGAGTCCCTCGGCATCCCGGGCGACAACGCCCTCCTCATCGCCACCGGCTCCGCCTCCCCGCAGGAGGTGCGTCCGGCGCTGCAGGAGCTCGCCGGCGACGGCGCCTCGGTGCAGGTGCTCGGCCCGGACCTCGACATCTCCGTGCAGCAGACGGCCGTGCTGACGGGCGGCTCGGTGGCCGCGGCGGTCGGCACGTTCAACTACCAGGTGCTCTCCGGCGGCCGCATCGCGCCCGACCCGGCGTGGGTCGAGGAGAACATCCGCACCCAGCAGGTGCCGATCCTCGGCACCGTGACCTGCCACAAGGTGATGCTCCCGCAGCTCGAGGCGGCGCTCCGCGAGATCGTGGAGCGGGGACTGGCGGACAAGATCCACCCGGGCGAGTACGGCGGGTGCTACTACCCCCGCTTCATCGCCAACACGACGCAGCCCTCGCTGCACTCGTTCGGCATCGCGCTCGACCTCAACGTGCCCGGCAACGGCCGCGGCACGGTCGGCGAGATCGACCGGTCCGTGGTGCAG containing:
- a CDS encoding M15 family metallopeptidase: MQRTRRAAAAAAMTVAVVLAGCTAEPVEDEVEGAAADTTTEPAAPPQGGTAADPRIEQMAEHATDAPGELTEPLLGADMLVSSTEELDDDTIAAIRDLPGVEVAEPIGLAQIPVQDQVLTVAAVDPATYRRFTPAESAQLLDVWTRVAAGEIAVPTDVGETLRDADGYLRLGNEEGAPDLHVGALAPQVTRVQGVVNKSWGESLGIPGDNALLIATGSASPQEVRPALQELAGDGASVQVLGPDLDISVQQTAVLTGGSVAAAVGTFNYQVLSGGRIAPDPAWVEENIRTQQVPILGTVTCHKVMLPQLEAALREIVERGLADKIHPGEYGGCYYPRFIANTTQPSLHSFGIALDLNVPGNGRGTVGEIDRSVVQIFKKWGFTWGGDWGWTDPMHFEMSQLVEAR